In Candidatus Sedimenticola sp. (ex Thyasira tokunagai), the following proteins share a genomic window:
- a CDS encoding peptidase U32 family protein: MKRDIELLAPGGDIDSIKAAILAGANAVYCGLDKFNARGRAKNITFENLPGILRLAHQNNCELFLTVNIIIVESELPALIKLLNKLVNTKLDGIIIQDLGLFYILNKYYPTLKIHASTQLTTHNEGQIKFLNRLNATRVNLSRELNLDEIRDLTATAHQHDLLVEVFVHGSNCVSFSGLCYMSSVHGGNSGNRGRCSQPCRDQYLTTSEGRDFPLNIKDNSAYSDLRGIADAKVDSIKIEGRIKKYHYVYTVVDTWRNQLNRFYEHDQISGDNSALRKVFNRDLSNSFLKGEVSRDTFIDNPRDNSAIHRAEKIGGATIYNLTTAKRELYDIKTEIIDDVKERIDQLCIEKVPLSIYISGAYGSPMKVTIKTSDSTFELLSETLIERATVTNSDEIQDSKSKKSRSQELTAELFRSRFKAINETEYFIDNVDLTDLQSDLFIPFKELTLIKNRILFELNGSIESVPPINLPRLGGQNEVEITPYLSALISSQDDLDLYEDSSAEIMFELPNCFNNGGNEFIDIFNSNSRLVPCFPSILIGREYQTALRILTQINPKYIVSNNSGIGYEAYRLGIPWVAGPYINIVNSFSLLSLKEYFGCTGSFISNELNKNQIKRIKKPDNFRLFYSIYHPIVLMTSKACFFHQVTGCEKNIVDNACIQRCEKSSFITNLKEASFFINKQKGYYHNIHNENNFLNTDITHDIPNMFDSLFLDLRDVKSNTKVTVDKQAIIKMFESHLNNELDSSKTIHQHIFPTTDTQYIKGI; encoded by the coding sequence ATGAAACGAGATATTGAATTACTTGCTCCCGGTGGAGATATTGACTCTATAAAGGCGGCCATCCTGGCTGGTGCTAACGCCGTATATTGTGGCCTGGACAAGTTTAATGCCAGAGGCCGTGCGAAGAATATTACATTTGAGAATCTTCCCGGCATATTGCGACTTGCTCACCAGAATAACTGCGAGCTATTTCTAACGGTTAATATCATTATCGTTGAGAGCGAACTCCCCGCACTGATTAAGCTACTGAACAAACTGGTCAATACCAAACTCGATGGCATCATCATTCAGGATCTTGGGCTGTTCTATATTCTCAATAAATATTATCCAACGCTTAAGATTCACGCCTCTACCCAGTTGACGACTCACAACGAAGGGCAGATAAAATTTTTAAATCGACTCAATGCTACGCGGGTTAATCTATCTCGCGAATTGAACCTTGATGAGATCAGAGATTTAACGGCTACTGCCCATCAACATGACCTGCTGGTAGAAGTGTTTGTTCACGGTTCAAACTGTGTCTCGTTTTCGGGTCTCTGTTATATGAGCTCTGTACATGGTGGTAACTCAGGAAACCGTGGCCGCTGTAGTCAGCCTTGTAGAGACCAGTATTTAACCACTTCTGAGGGTAGAGATTTCCCTCTTAATATTAAAGACAACTCTGCCTATTCCGATCTAAGGGGGATAGCGGATGCTAAAGTTGACTCGATTAAAATTGAGGGCAGGATCAAGAAATATCACTATGTATACACAGTGGTTGATACATGGAGAAATCAGCTTAATCGCTTTTATGAACATGACCAGATAAGTGGTGACAACAGTGCGCTACGAAAAGTGTTTAATCGGGATTTATCAAATTCGTTTCTAAAGGGTGAGGTTAGCCGAGATACATTCATCGACAATCCACGGGACAACTCGGCCATTCATAGGGCCGAAAAGATTGGCGGGGCAACAATTTATAATTTAACCACCGCCAAAAGAGAACTGTATGATATTAAGACTGAGATCATCGATGATGTTAAGGAGAGGATTGATCAGTTATGCATTGAGAAGGTGCCGTTATCAATTTATATTTCCGGGGCATATGGCTCCCCCATGAAGGTAACTATTAAAACATCTGACTCCACTTTTGAGCTTCTTTCAGAGACACTTATTGAGAGAGCTACAGTGACTAATAGTGATGAGATTCAGGATTCGAAAAGCAAGAAGAGTCGTTCGCAGGAACTCACTGCCGAACTATTTCGCTCTCGTTTTAAAGCAATTAATGAAACGGAGTATTTTATTGACAATGTAGATTTGACAGATCTACAGAGTGACCTGTTCATTCCCTTCAAAGAACTTACATTAATTAAAAATAGAATACTATTTGAACTCAACGGTTCAATAGAGAGCGTTCCTCCAATTAATCTTCCTCGTCTTGGCGGGCAGAATGAAGTTGAAATTACTCCATATCTCTCAGCTTTAATCTCTTCCCAAGATGACTTGGATCTTTACGAGGACTCATCTGCTGAGATAATGTTTGAACTTCCCAATTGCTTTAATAACGGTGGCAATGAGTTTATTGATATATTTAATAGTAACAGCCGTTTAGTCCCATGCTTTCCCTCCATTTTAATAGGGAGAGAGTATCAAACAGCACTGCGAATATTAACTCAGATTAATCCAAAGTATATTGTCAGCAATAATTCTGGAATAGGCTACGAAGCCTATCGACTTGGAATTCCATGGGTCGCAGGCCCTTATATTAATATCGTTAATTCATTTAGTCTGTTATCTCTTAAGGAATACTTTGGATGCACTGGCTCCTTTATTTCAAATGAGCTTAATAAAAATCAGATCAAACGCATTAAAAAGCCTGATAATTTTAGGCTGTTCTACAGCATTTACCACCCTATTGTACTAATGACCAGTAAGGCATGCTTCTTTCACCAGGTCACAGGCTGCGAGAAGAATATAGTGGATAATGCCTGTATTCAGCGTTGTGAGAAATCTTCATTCATCACAAATTTGAAAGAGGCCTCTTTTTTTATTAACAAACAAAAGGGGTATTATCATAATATTCATAACGAGAATAATTTCCTAAATACAGATATTACCCATGACATTCCTAACATGTTTGACTCGCTCTTTCTCGATCTAAGAGATGTAAAGAGCAATACAAAAGTTACTGTAGATAAACAAGCAATCATTAAGATGTTTGAGAGTCATCTGAATAATGAATTGGATTCATCAAAGACGATCCACCAACATATTTTTCCAACGACAGACACGCAATATATAAAAGGGATCTAG